A region from the Actinoplanes sp. OR16 genome encodes:
- a CDS encoding ABC transporter permease: MARYLLRRTAILIGSLFLAAVVLFVLLRLLPGDPANALLPVGATPEQIEAARRELGTDASLLSQFLTWIGDVFTLDLGSSLISHLPVGPEIAARLPVTIPLTLAAFTLAVLIAVPVGALAAIRADRWYGPVINAIAQLGIAVPAFWVGLLLITTFALQLGWLPAGGFPPDGWDDPAAAIQALVLPVVTVALVMSASLIRYVRSSTLDVLGADYLRTARALGASQSQAMWRHGLRNAAVPVIAVLAMELATTFLGAVVVESVFALPGLGGMLVKGISQHDYPVIQGIMLVSTATVLVVGFLGDLAQRLVDPRLLHREAS, encoded by the coding sequence CAGTGGTGCTGTTCGTGCTGCTCCGGCTCCTGCCGGGCGACCCTGCCAACGCGCTGCTCCCGGTCGGGGCGACGCCGGAGCAGATCGAGGCCGCCCGGCGGGAGCTGGGCACGGACGCGTCACTGCTCTCCCAGTTCCTCACCTGGATCGGCGACGTCTTCACCCTCGATCTGGGCTCCTCGCTGATCAGCCACCTGCCGGTCGGCCCGGAGATCGCCGCCCGGCTGCCGGTCACGATCCCGCTGACCCTCGCCGCGTTCACCCTCGCCGTGCTCATCGCGGTGCCGGTGGGCGCGCTCGCCGCCATCCGCGCCGATCGGTGGTACGGCCCGGTCATCAACGCGATCGCCCAGCTGGGCATCGCGGTTCCGGCGTTCTGGGTGGGCCTCCTGTTGATCACCACGTTCGCGCTGCAGCTCGGCTGGCTTCCCGCCGGCGGATTTCCGCCGGACGGCTGGGACGATCCGGCGGCTGCCATCCAGGCGCTGGTCCTTCCGGTCGTGACGGTCGCGCTGGTCATGTCGGCTTCCTTGATCCGGTACGTACGGAGCTCCACCCTCGACGTGCTCGGCGCGGACTACCTGCGCACGGCCCGGGCACTCGGCGCGTCGCAGTCCCAGGCGATGTGGCGGCACGGCCTGCGCAACGCCGCGGTGCCGGTGATCGCCGTGCTCGCCATGGAACTGGCCACCACGTTCCTCGGCGCCGTCGTGGTGGAGAGCGTCTTCGCCCTGCCCGGCCTCGGCGGCATGCTCGTGAAGGGCATCAGCCAGCACGACTACCCGGTCATCCAGGGCATCATGCTGGTCAGCACCGCCACCGTGCTCGTCGTCGGGTTCCTCGGCGACCTGGCTCAACGTCTGGTCGACCCGCGTCTGCTGCACCGGGAGGCCTCGTGA
- a CDS encoding ABC transporter permease has protein sequence MSRRRSLHLALGLLLVAIVAGAVLLSYLWLPFSPDDTSGGRLAPPGGDHLLGTDKLGRDLFTQLLIGGRIAIGTALGAVVVGGVIGVTAGLFAGFATRWLDDAAAVMLDILIAFPTLLLAMLIVAGTGASLGTAIIAIGLAMAAVVARLTRVLVKQILGRDYITAARVAGISWPRIVIDHVLPNIAPTVLVNLALQAGLAVLAEASLSYLGLGTPPPNASWGRMLYEAQATVLTAPAGALAPGIALVLLVVGVNLAADGLRDLTDPTRRRSR, from the coding sequence GTGAGCCGCCGGCGTTCCCTGCATCTCGCACTCGGGCTGCTGCTCGTCGCGATCGTGGCCGGAGCGGTGCTCCTCTCGTACCTCTGGCTGCCCTTCTCTCCTGATGACACCTCCGGGGGAAGGCTCGCGCCGCCCGGTGGCGACCATCTGCTCGGCACCGACAAACTCGGCCGTGACCTCTTCACCCAGTTGCTGATCGGCGGCCGCATCGCCATCGGCACCGCCCTCGGCGCGGTCGTGGTCGGCGGCGTCATCGGTGTGACAGCGGGCCTGTTCGCCGGCTTCGCGACCCGCTGGCTCGACGACGCCGCGGCCGTCATGCTCGACATCCTGATCGCGTTCCCGACGCTGCTGCTGGCGATGCTGATCGTCGCGGGCACCGGCGCCTCCCTCGGCACCGCGATCATCGCGATCGGCCTGGCCATGGCCGCCGTCGTCGCCCGGCTCACCCGGGTGCTGGTCAAGCAGATCCTGGGCCGCGACTACATCACCGCCGCCCGGGTCGCCGGCATCTCCTGGCCGCGTATCGTGATCGACCACGTGCTGCCGAACATCGCCCCGACCGTGCTGGTCAACCTGGCGCTGCAGGCCGGGCTCGCGGTCCTGGCCGAGGCGAGCCTCTCCTACCTGGGACTCGGCACTCCCCCGCCGAACGCCTCTTGGGGGCGGATGTTGTACGAAGCGCAGGCCACGGTCCTGACCGCTCCCGCCGGGGCCCTGGCGCCCGGTATCGCGCTGGTGTTGCTGGTGGTGGGCGTCAACCTGGCCGCCGATGGGCTGCGCGACCTCACTGACCCGACTCGGCGGAGGTCCCGATGA
- a CDS encoding ABC transporter ATP-binding protein, whose amino-acid sequence MSLLSVDGLTVRDQSGKVLVDEVSFSVSAGDRVGLIGESGSGKSLTSLAVLGLLPPGLTASGSVLLDGADMIRSPRGHGTAATVVFQEPLTALDPLMTAGRQIAGPLRRLRGLRGAALRSAVLDALREVRLTDTDRIAASYPHQLSGGQRQRVAIAMAVACRPKLLIADEPTTALDVTVQAEILELLDRIVTENGTALLFITHDLPVAARVIRDTHVLRDGRIVESGPITSVISAPRHPYTRTLVDSARRFDAALQRSSRD is encoded by the coding sequence ATGAGCCTTCTCAGCGTCGATGGCCTGACCGTTCGCGACCAGAGCGGCAAGGTCCTGGTCGACGAGGTGTCGTTCAGCGTCTCCGCCGGCGACCGGGTCGGCCTGATCGGCGAGTCCGGGTCCGGCAAGTCGCTGACCTCGCTCGCCGTCCTCGGACTGCTGCCGCCCGGCCTCACCGCGTCCGGATCGGTGCTGCTCGACGGCGCCGACATGATCCGCTCGCCGCGGGGTCACGGCACCGCTGCCACGGTGGTCTTCCAGGAGCCGCTGACCGCTCTCGATCCGCTGATGACGGCGGGCCGGCAGATCGCGGGTCCGCTGCGGCGACTGCGTGGCCTGCGGGGAGCCGCTCTGCGATCGGCGGTCCTGGACGCACTTCGTGAAGTTCGGCTGACGGATACCGATCGGATCGCTGCGTCCTATCCGCATCAGCTGTCCGGTGGGCAGCGGCAGCGGGTGGCGATCGCCATGGCGGTGGCGTGCCGTCCGAAACTGCTCATCGCCGACGAGCCGACGACCGCTCTCGACGTGACCGTGCAAGCGGAGATCCTGGAACTGCTGGACCGGATCGTCACGGAGAACGGCACGGCGCTGCTGTTCATCACCCACGACCTGCCGGTGGCGGCCCGCGTCATCCGCGACACCCACGTCCTGCGGGACGGGCGGATCGTCGAATCCGGGCCGATCACGTCGGTGATCTCCGCGCCGCGGCATCCCTACACCCGTACCCTCGTCGACAGCGCCCGCCGCTTCGACGCCGCCCTGCAACGGAGCAGCCGTGACTGA
- a CDS encoding ABC transporter ATP-binding protein: MTEPIIEASQVGFSYRGGAAALTDVSLAVHPGRNVALVGESGAGKTTLLRILLGLAQPGTGVLRFDGTPLTRRGLRSYRRAVQAVFQDPYSSLDPRQRIGRIVAEPLRGLGLPNDPARVEAALDAVGLPADTARRYPHEFSGGQRQRIAIARAIVGNPRLLLADEPVSALDLTTRVRIVDLLASLCADRSLTILLVSHDLGVVAELCSETAVLEKGRLVEQGSTADVLGAPSHPYTRRLLASVPRLPA; encoded by the coding sequence GTGACTGAGCCGATCATCGAAGCTTCGCAGGTCGGCTTCTCCTATCGGGGCGGCGCTGCGGCCCTCACCGACGTGTCACTCGCCGTGCATCCGGGGCGCAACGTCGCACTGGTCGGCGAGTCCGGCGCCGGGAAGACGACTCTCCTGCGGATCCTGCTCGGGCTGGCCCAGCCCGGCACGGGAGTGCTCCGGTTCGACGGCACTCCGCTCACACGGCGGGGGCTCCGCTCGTACCGTCGCGCGGTCCAAGCCGTCTTCCAGGACCCCTATTCGTCGCTCGACCCGCGCCAGCGCATCGGCCGCATCGTCGCCGAACCCCTCCGGGGCCTGGGCCTGCCGAACGACCCGGCCCGCGTGGAGGCGGCCCTGGACGCGGTCGGCCTGCCCGCCGACACCGCCCGCCGCTACCCCCACGAGTTCTCCGGCGGCCAGCGCCAGCGCATAGCCATCGCCCGAGCCATCGTCGGCAACCCGCGCCTCCTCCTCGCCGACGAGCCGGTGAGCGCCCTGGACCTGACCACCCGGGTCCGGATCGTCGACCTGCTGGCGTCGTTGTGCGCCGACCGCTCCCTGACGATCCTGCTGGTCTCCCACGATCTCGGAGTCGTCGCGGAGCTGTGCTCGGAGACGGCGGTGCTGGAGAAGGGCCGCCTGGTGGAGCAGGGATCGACGGCGGATGTGCTCGGCGCTCCATCACACCCGTACACGCGGCGGCTGCTGGCCAGCGTTCCCCGCCTGCCCGCCTGA
- a CDS encoding NACHT domain-containing NTPase: MSGWRRWLGYAAVVVAVCALLALVREFLKGDLDRADKVSSVGGLLVALISLAVALRDPVRGWARAATGTVKQAVLSEEEAAKAADEFAESVRRGWEREARRRGLLDPVPITLQWRSTPRPVSAPAASITDGTVGGRPTQLRLLGDLNTIVDTLKTLPKRRLIILGEAGTGKTALAVLALLRLIRERAPGDPVPVIVSMASWSPGDPDESVRDWIAGQVGDAYYHGAPDVPSGLLDRGLIVPILDGLDEMPLPLRAAAIRDLSRFLGGQPMMLTSRGQEYQDAVADAQAVIADAAVVELERVGPEDAVAYLLRVDETEGNSWSAVIEEIKNRPGGRVAAALDTPLMINLARALDAAGPTRIGQILDEERFPDAASIRRWLIDELIPSAYGRSNAHRAHRWLRALAQHLSRRGTTVLTWWQLPLAVPPALIAFGYGVVGTLCGAVALVTVFGVGGAARIGLGVGVLVGLTTYYSATPGPASIGREFRTKITAMSAATLRGLLVGAISGFILGTLVGVVDSMPVFLSEPTTLRNWFQTAHWLAVSLVSAAYFSLPAAGLLALAVGLVTGLARGLSTGLRAGALTGFFFGGTMLVAFTWGTATSSSERRKLVARMAELQKDGRQPPFGGGLARDAAAYLMSNSPDEQAVGLLFWFIPSFTLLAGLIGAVLAFVIVLHRVAGSPLDVTLVASPIAAWRADRAAAGARFLVVLGALNIVLFGLQLATTGKIFWDQGLFLTTLAIAALAATLSASGRFVIANLILWVAGRMPLLGMRFLEDAQQRGVLRLSGAAYQFRHEVLQARLSERR, encoded by the coding sequence ATGAGTGGGTGGCGGCGGTGGCTCGGGTATGCCGCCGTCGTCGTGGCTGTGTGTGCGCTGCTCGCCCTCGTCCGGGAGTTCCTCAAGGGGGACCTGGACCGGGCCGACAAGGTGTCCAGTGTCGGTGGGCTGCTGGTCGCGCTGATCTCGCTGGCTGTCGCCCTGCGGGACCCTGTTCGCGGGTGGGCGAGGGCGGCGACCGGAACCGTCAAGCAGGCGGTTCTCTCCGAGGAGGAGGCGGCGAAGGCAGCCGACGAGTTCGCGGAGAGTGTGCGCCGAGGGTGGGAGCGGGAGGCGCGCAGGCGAGGGCTGCTCGACCCGGTTCCCATCACTCTGCAATGGCGCAGCACGCCGCGGCCGGTCTCCGCGCCGGCCGCCTCCATCACGGATGGCACGGTGGGTGGGCGGCCTACCCAGCTGCGGCTGCTCGGTGACCTGAACACCATCGTCGACACCCTCAAAACGCTGCCGAAACGACGGCTGATCATCCTCGGCGAGGCCGGGACCGGGAAGACCGCGCTCGCCGTCCTCGCACTGCTGCGGCTCATCCGGGAACGGGCGCCCGGCGACCCGGTGCCGGTCATCGTGTCGATGGCTTCGTGGAGTCCGGGCGATCCGGACGAGTCCGTTCGCGACTGGATCGCCGGTCAGGTCGGTGATGCCTATTACCACGGTGCTCCGGACGTACCATCAGGTCTTCTTGATCGGGGTTTGATCGTCCCGATCCTGGATGGGCTCGACGAGATGCCGCTGCCGCTGCGGGCCGCGGCCATCCGGGATCTCAGCAGGTTCCTCGGCGGGCAGCCGATGATGCTCACCTCGCGGGGGCAGGAGTATCAGGACGCGGTCGCCGACGCCCAGGCCGTGATCGCTGACGCCGCGGTGGTGGAGCTGGAGAGGGTCGGTCCCGAGGACGCCGTCGCCTACCTGCTGCGGGTCGACGAGACCGAGGGGAACTCCTGGTCGGCAGTGATCGAGGAGATCAAGAACCGGCCCGGCGGACGGGTGGCGGCGGCACTCGACACCCCACTGATGATCAACCTGGCGCGGGCGCTGGACGCTGCCGGGCCGACCCGGATCGGTCAGATCCTGGACGAAGAGCGTTTCCCGGACGCCGCATCCATCCGGCGCTGGCTCATCGACGAGCTGATTCCTTCCGCGTACGGCCGGAGCAACGCTCATCGGGCGCACCGCTGGCTACGGGCGCTCGCCCAGCACCTCAGCCGGCGGGGCACCACGGTTCTGACCTGGTGGCAACTTCCCCTGGCGGTGCCGCCGGCGCTGATCGCGTTCGGATACGGCGTGGTCGGCACGCTCTGCGGAGCGGTCGCCCTGGTCACGGTCTTCGGTGTCGGTGGCGCCGCCCGGATCGGGCTTGGCGTCGGAGTGCTGGTCGGCCTGACCACCTACTACTCGGCGACGCCCGGCCCGGCGAGCATCGGGCGGGAGTTCCGAACCAAGATCACAGCGATGTCCGCCGCGACACTGCGCGGACTGCTGGTGGGAGCGATCAGCGGCTTCATCCTGGGAACTCTGGTCGGGGTGGTGGACTCCATGCCGGTGTTCCTCAGCGAGCCGACCACACTGCGAAACTGGTTCCAGACCGCACACTGGCTAGCGGTCTCCCTCGTGTCGGCCGCGTATTTCAGCCTGCCCGCCGCCGGCCTGCTGGCACTCGCCGTCGGGCTCGTCACCGGATTGGCCCGTGGCCTCTCCACCGGGCTGCGGGCCGGGGCGCTGACCGGGTTCTTCTTCGGCGGCACCATGCTCGTCGCCTTCACCTGGGGCACGGCGACATCCAGTTCGGAACGGCGGAAACTCGTGGCCCGGATGGCCGAGCTGCAGAAGGACGGCAGGCAGCCGCCTTTCGGGGGCGGCCTCGCCCGGGACGCGGCGGCGTACCTCATGAGCAACTCCCCCGATGAGCAGGCGGTGGGTCTGCTGTTCTGGTTCATCCCGTCCTTCACCCTGCTCGCCGGCCTCATCGGCGCGGTGCTGGCCTTCGTCATAGTCCTGCACCGGGTCGCCGGGTCGCCGCTCGACGTCACCCTGGTCGCGAGCCCCATCGCTGCCTGGCGTGCTGATCGAGCGGCCGCCGGAGCGCGATTCCTGGTGGTGCTCGGCGCGCTCAACATCGTGCTGTTCGGGCTGCAACTGGCCACCACCGGCAAGATCTTCTGGGATCAGGGCCTGTTCCTGACGACGCTCGCCATCGCGGCGCTGGCGGCGACGCTTTCGGCGTCCGGCCGGTTCGTCATCGCGAACCTGATCCTGTGGGTCGCGGGCCGGATGCCGCTGCTCGGCATGCGCTTCCTCGAGGACGCCCAGCAGCGCGGCGTGCTGCGACTGTCCGGCGCGGCCTACCAGTTCCGGCATGAGGTGCTGCAGGCCCGGCTGAGCGAGCGGCGCTGA